From the genome of Arachis duranensis cultivar V14167 unplaced genomic scaffold, aradu.V14167.gnm2.J7QH unplaced_Scaffold_177257, whole genome shotgun sequence:
tatatatggttggaaagctctgaatgtcagctttccaacgcaactggaagcacatcaattggacatctacaactcaagttatgctcctttgaagaggACAGGGTCGCTGGCATTGGTGTGCAACGTTTGAGGCGACGTTCGCCTCAAACGTGGTCGAAAACGCCAGATTCTGGAGGCTCAAAAGCATTGTTCACCCCATACTATtttatattgttggaaagccctgaatgtctactttccaattccgttagaagcgcatcatttggagctccacagctcgagttatactccgtcgaaggtgcagaggtcagctggccttactgcAGGTTGACACCATGTTCGTTTATGCACTTTCGGggcagttttctccctcaattttagtgtccaccatgcagTGCCATATATTCTTTGAAAGCTCTTGATTCCTACTTTCCATTGCTTTTTGAATCATCTCATttggagctctgtagctcaagttattcttgttggaagtATACCCCTTCAAGCTGTgaggcgccaacgtttgaccttaagtttgaggcaaacgttggcgcaaacgttgggcTCTTCCATGCTTCTTTTTGCCAAAATGTAGCCAATATTTGACCTCAcatttgaggtcaaacgttggctcaaacgtcgcTGCCCAGAAGCtctatctttcttcttttaggcgccaacatttgcctcaacgtttgaggtcaaacgttggcgcaaacgttgcctTCCAAGAGTTTCTTcttcagccaacgtttgcctcaacgtttgaggtcaaacgttggctcaaacgttggTTCTTCTCCAGggcattcttcatcttcttgcaacctccttccaagctttgtttcacctatcatcaaccaatcaaaaacatcaaagctatgcttcaaatcatgagattgtttttcttcaataatatatgcaattatagcacaaaatcttatgaaaatgcatcattttATACATGATTGATTGAATCTAAGGAAACATGAATTTCTACCCAAATGGCTTACTTGtaactcaagaaagtgcataaaacctataNNNNNNNNNNNNNNNNNNNNNNNNNNNNNNNNNNNNNNNNNNNNNNNNNNNNNNNNNNNNNNNNNNNNNNNNNNNNNNNNNNNNNNNNNNNNNtgtcatcacaacaccaaacttaaaccttgcttgtccccaagcaagaaaagaatcatgcaataaagattgacaaactaaggtgagaagaatagcaactcaatgttcatggtaagctagttttctaagcaagctacaatcacaaaagaaatgtaaatgattgatgcttctatctagctcaatttatgaaatctttttcttataattcttccttgaaacaagcttttgattttttttttttagcttctccttttgggtgctttgccccatgagttaataacaaaactacgacttctaaatgctttgttttcaagtattaccacttgatacataagcaccacaagcatttaattagaggacttcattaagctcatttgtttctttttttgactctctaatcattgatgctcagaaccttgagctttgagggagtgcttttgcacttgagcctagccttgacttctaagtgttttgttttcaagcatttggcttgatacataaacaccacaagcacttagcaaataaattgccattggtactcagagccttcagctttctcattctttccctttttcttttcttgccttattttgtatttgcttcttcaaggttttcatgatttcaaaagatttcataaaacgTGCTAGATGacaacttcaattaaataaagtctaatgcaattgagcaacaattaatcatactagattcccaatacttgtatgcatatGCTAaactcttctttaattccttgtttgtttatgatcatgatgctttactgcttttgaactcacagaattcaagttggtagttataatgccacagcaacatgttacaaatcaagattcaagctatgctttattcatacacacatgcatacagagaaggtaaagacaatcatgcagtTTATAGTGCTTgaaacaaatgagaggaaaaggaactttacaaccttgtagttcatcttctctattgttgtcattttcctcccattctcCTCCTTCCCATACCAACTCAAAATGCCTGCTCATCCTTAAGCAACTATTAGAACcgtggctatggggctaagatggattatgaatgtcttacacaatgaaatgttagtaacACATGTGTTTCAAGCAAGCAGAATTAAAGATATGAGGGCACAGAGAAATAGAGACATTATTTTTGCAAATATAAGttggtgtgcatgatacattgcataaaagtataagtggcacaccaaacttagtgtgacactttctcttggaattgatgcaagtatccaaTAAAGATTGGAAGCAaatttttgttgcatagcaacaccaaacttagaatgcaaccatatgtcaatttatttaaactaaaactagatgaaactgttatatgttaaatacaatcaccaagcaaagaatctgtcatgaataaTGATGAGTAAATTTTGGTGGAGACAAGAATCTCTCCCAAAACAACAccaatctaaccggcaagtgtaccgggtcgcatcaagtaataaaaactcacgggagtgaggtcgatcccacagggattgaaggattgagcaattttagtttagtggttgatttagtcaagcgaatcaagatttggttgattgattggtgatttgcagaatttaaattgcattgaaagtaaagagaataagaaataaattgctgaatcttaaagaacaagaaattaaatggcagaaacttaaagagcaagaaagataaattgcaagaatcttaaatgacaagaaatgtaaatggcttgaaatgtaaaggggattgggacttggatttgcagaaattaaacaaagagaaattaaattgcaacaaacaGAAGAGTaattgggaattgggattgaaTCGGAttcaaacagaaaaataaaatgaacaattaaagcaagaatcAGAGAATTGAAATGGTAAAAtgagatctcaggacccagagactagaaaaccaagtctagatctcaatgccttcctagatccaacaagaacaatagcAAGGGAATTgtaaatttcaaagaaaagtaGATGAGAAGCAAGTAACCGAAATGGAAATTCAATAGCagtgaaaaataaacaagatccaaggtgagattgaaacagaattNNNNNNNNNNNNNNNNNNNNNNNNNNNNNNNNNNNNNNNNNNNNNNNNNNNNNNNNNNNNNNNNNNNNNNNNNNNNNNNNNNNNNNNNNNNNNNNNNNNNNNNNNNNNNNNNNNNNNNNNNNNNNNNNNNNNNNNNNNNNNNNNNNNNNNNNNNNNNNNNNNNNNNNNNNNNNNNNNNNNNNNNNNNNNNNNNNNNNNNNNNNNNNNNNNNNNNNNNNNNNNNNNNNNNNNNNNNNNNNNNNNNNNNNNNNNNNNNNNNNNNNNNNNNNNNNNNNNNNNNNNNNNNNNNNNNNNNNNNNNNNNNNNNNNNNNNNNNNNNNNNNNNNNNNNNNNNNNNNNNNNNNNNNNNNNNNNNNNNNNNNNNNNNNNNNNNNNNNNNNNNNNNNNNNNNNNNNNNNNNNNNNNNNNNNNNNNNNNNNNNNNNNNNNNNNNNNNNNNNNNNNNNNNNNNNNNNNNNNNNNNNNNNNNNNNNNNNNNNNNNNNNNNNNNNNNNNNNNNNNNNNNNNNNNNNNNNNNNNNNNNNNNNNNNNNNNNNNNNNNNNNNNNNNNNNNNNNNNNNNNNNNNNNNNNNNNNNNNNNNNNNNNNNNNNNNNNNNNNNNNNNNNNNNNNNNNNNNNNNNNNNNNNNNNNNNNNNNNNNNNNNNNNNNNNNNNNNNNNNNNNNNNNNNNNNNNNNNNNNNNNNNNNNNNNNNNNNNNNNNNNNNNNNNNNNNNNNNNNNNNNNNNNNNNNNNNNNNNNNNNNNCGGCatcaaacctcatgaaattgCCTTCATTTATCTatggttgattcaatcaaaggaagcatgaaaatctacctaAATTGGCTTGCTTgtagctcaagaaagtgcataattcaattaaaaacaaaaaaaaaggctagtaaaactaggctaagatgacttgtcatcacaacaccaaacttaaagcttgcttgtccccaagcaagaaatgaattattaagaagaaagaatgaaagagaagagggtAATCATGCTAGCAGAAGGTTATTGGTAGTTCATGGGATTTTGCGTGGATATGCAATACTCACTTCTTATTGACTCTTAGGCCTAGAAAATCTCCTTCAAGCTTCAAGTAACCTATTGCTATGACCTCTCATTATTCCTGTATCCTTGACTATTACTTTGTTCAAAGCTTTATTTGAGTGTCATGTGTAGCAAGTTCATTTTCTTCTCTGTATACTTGACACATTATTCACCATGGACACTTGGCTCACCTTTCCTTTtaaacattgatgcccagcacctctttgggttactaaatgccttgtaattaggttgctcttgataatggattttcagctgatgatcccggattagttaatccaagtcaCCGAGTGTTGAAGCACTCCAAAGAGCTTAGTAGTCCAAGCAGATCCTAATACAcagacaccacaggcatatatttttaaggttcaagctattggtgtccagctttatttctttttgttttctttggttCTGCCATCTTTTGtctatctcttttctttctttctttttgtttttcttttgaacCAAGGATTTTCTTATTGAGATTCATAGACAGTAAGCCACTCTATACTTAGAATGAGACATTCTAGTTCACTTATTCACTAAAAGTGAGTTTTTATACAATCACACACATACCACCACTTACTTTTATCATGCTTCTATCTAACAGAGAACTATCTCACTTAAtattcaaacatttcttttattgatttaaagATGCAGGGGATAGAACATGCTCTTAGCTAAGtgaaagtaaacacacaagcacAACTTAAACTAGCTTACTTATTTTAAGAGAAATTTGACTCTGTTTGAACTAAGTGAACACTATAACAGAACATACTCAAAACATTTCTTAACAGCAAAGGTTAAGTATAGATACAACCTTTTGGTTTGCCGTTCTTTTGTTCGTCCTTCTGTTGTGCCCCTTTTCGAGTCATGATGCCAAATTCCTTGCCACTTCCTCTGATTCAACATTTTGACTCTGGGCAGACTTTTATGTTCTTGCTACAGGTTATAGAGTTAGGACTAAAAAGCAATTATATAGTTGAATAATTTGCTTGATTGCTTGAGACTAGCAATATGCAGGAAGTTAGAATGTATTTCTGAATgaaattttggtggaacaccaaacttagaatcctaCATTCTCCCTTTAAATTGTTtttggtgtgtaacaccaaacttagttccttgcaatacataccaattattcaaccttttattgaaaaaggctatgaaaagaaaactacctcatgttgggttgcctcccaacaagcgctcttttaatgtcattagcttgacattgaggCTCTCTTTTATGGTGGTTGGTGCTTGTAGGGCCTCAATTTGTCTCCCCTGACTGTGATCCTCTTCTTTGTTCTCTGGTGTTCAATTTCAGCATGCTCTAATGAGAGTATGTTGCTGACAGTGTAGTAGTTCTCAGTTTGTTGATTTGACCCCAGCTGTTGATATATCAGCTGCACTTTGTCACCTTTGGAAAGCCCCTCTATTGGAATCCTCCTGTTCTTCCAAcccctttttgttttgtttctgtGTTTCATCTTTCCTTTTGTTGACCTTTCTTTTCTGGCCATGGGCTTCTCTTGGGGACCTCTCTTTTCATTGGCTAATATTCCAATATCTTCTTGGGCTTCTTCATTAATTTGCACAATCCTTGGCCTTGGGGTGTTGCTGTGACTTTCCTTGTCATTTTCTTCCCTCAGCTGTGATCCTCTCTTATCAATTTCCATATAGTCTTTCTTCTTTTCACTAAACTGTGCCTCTGGTAAGACCTTCAGAGTGACACTCTGATCATGCATCCTGAGAGTTAACTCCCCTTTCTCTATGTCTatgatggctctagcagtggccaagaaTGGCCTTCCTAGTATAACAGAGTCACCATCATCCTCGTCTGACTCTAGAACCACAAAGTCAGCAGGATATATAAAACTGTCCACCTTAACCAACAGATTTTCAACTACACCCCTAGGGTGCACCATTGACTTATCTACCAGTTCGAGAGACATTTGTACTGGTTTGACGTCCTCTATGTGCAGCTTTTTCACCAGGGAGGATGGTATTAAGTTAATACTTGCTCCGAGATCGCACATTGCTTTAGTGATGGTTAATTCCCCAATGGTACACGGCAACAGGAAGCTCCCTGGGTCCTCAAGCTTGGGAGGAAGCCCCTTTTGAATCAAGGCCCTGCATTCCTCAGTAATCACTATGGTTTCTTGCTCatcccatcttcttttcttgttgataagCTCCTTCAAAAACTTGGAATATAGAGGCATTTGTTCAAGAGCTTCAGCTAAAGGGAtattgatttccagcttcttgaaggTTTCAAGGAATTTGTGGAAATGTTGGTCCTTAACCTCTTTGTTGaatctctgaggatatggcagtGGAGGTGTGATGCTCTTTCCTATTTGCTGCTGTCCCTGAGTCATTTCCCTTGAGCTATGTGATTGGTTGTCCTGCTCTTTGAGTTTCTCAGTGCTTTTGTTTGGCACCACAACTTGCTCCTTAGCTTGATCGGCTTTTATTTGCTTCTCATCCTCTGTTGGTTCTTTGATGCTCTCTGTTTGCTTCTTTGTGGTGTCATTGTTGCTCATCAATGttcttccactccttaattgtattgccttgcattcctcctTGGGATTTGGGATTGTGTCACTAGGCAGTGAGCTTGAAGGTCTCTCAACAGAAGTTGTTTTGAGGTTTTCTATAAGTATTTTGGTTTGTTTGCTGCTGGTTGAAATTTTGATTGTGTCTTGggttgttttggtttgagttcctctgccatggttgttggttttggttgtgagtatctccccatctgaggttggggtgatttttccatgaagggttgtatgtatcaccatagacttcatttggaTTAGAATGCATGTACTGGACTTGTTCTTGCTGTTGCTCTTCTTGAACTTCTTCATTTTGTCCCCATATGGCTGATGGTTGGCTAGTgttgactgctgcaacttggaggcTGTCAATCCTCTTtgtcatttgctcaaattgttgttgaatttgctgctgcattaatttgttctgagccaggattgaatccactccttctagctccattactcctcttctttgtgatggttggcggcttctttgatgagcaaagaaatattggttgttagccaccttTCTTTGATGAGcgaagaaatattggttgttggccaccatatcaataagttcttgagccttctctgcagttttcatgagttgcaaagaacctccagctgagtgatccAAAGATTCCTGGGACTTCAGtgttaagccttcatagaagttttgtaACTTCTCCCATTCATTAAACATGTTAGAGGGACATTTTCTGACTAGAGCcttgtacctctcccatgcctcatagatgGGTTCAgtctccatttgagtgaatgtttgTACCTCGGCCTTTAACCTTATAACCCTCTGTGGTGGATAGAACTTTGCAAGGAACTTGGTTACCAAATCATCCCAGTTGTTGATGCTGTCTCTTGGAAATGATTCCAACCATTGAGTAGCCTTgtccctgagagagaatgggaatagCATCAATTTGTAactgtcaggaggcacaccattagTTTTGACAGTGTTGcatatcctcaagaaggtggataAATGTTGGTGTGGGTCCTCAAGTGATCCTCCACCAAaagagcaattgttctgaaccaaagtgatgagttgtggcttgagttcaaaattgtttgcattgacatttggaGCCAAGATGCTGCTTCCACAATGTCTAGGATTGGCAAAGGTGTAGGAAGCCAAAACTCTCCTCTGGGGTGGGTTGTCATTGTTGTTTTTTGCTCCACCAGGTGGATTAGTTGAATGTTCCTCCATATCTTGAAATTCTTCGTCTGATTCCTCTTCTCCAACaatatttttccttctttcagCTCTCCTTAACCTCCTGAGAATCCTTTCATCTTGTTCATGAAAATTTAGTGCGTTTCTtcttgtacctgacatacaagcATATCATGAGGAATGCACAAACCAATGATACTTCAATCTACTGCTAAattgaagttttagttagtttaagcaaaaaatcaaacagttagtgggttaatcaaaaataaaggaaaagtgcttgatctaaactaccacctcacttaatcattgtcaatctaatcaatccccggcaacggcgccaaaaacttgatgagtaATATTTTGGTGGAGACAAGAATCTCTCCCAAAACAACAccaatctaaccggcaagtgtaccgggtcgcatcaagtaataaaaactcacgggagtgaggtcgatcccacagggattgaaggattgaNNNNNNNNNNNNNNNNNNNNNNNNNNNNNNNNNNNNNNNNNNNNNNNNNNNNNNNNNNNNNNNNNNNNNNNNNNNNNNNNNNNNNNNNNNNNNNNNNNNNNNNNNNNNNNNNNNNNNNNNNNNNNNNNNNNNNNNNNNNNNNNNNNNNNNNNNNNNNNNNNNNNNNNNNNNNNNNNNNNNNNNNNNNNNNNNNNNNNNNNNNNNNNNNNNNNNNNNNNNNNNNNNNNNNNNNNNNNNNNNNNNNNNNNNNNNNNNNNNNNNNNNNNNNNNNNNNNNNNNNNNNNNNNNNNNNNNNNNNNNNNNNNNNNNNNNNNNNNNNNNNNNNNNNNNNNNNNNNNNNNNNNNNNNNNNNNNNNNNNNNNNNNNNNNNNNNNNNNNNNNNNNNNNNNNNNNNNNNNNNNNNNNNNNNNNNNNNNNNNNNNNNNNNNNNNNNNNNNNNNNNNNNNNNNNNNNNNNNNNNNNNNNNNNNNNNNNNNNNNNNNNNNNNNNNNNNNNNNNNNNNNNNNNNNNNNNNNNNNNNNNNNNNNNNNNNNNNNNNNNNNNNNNNNNNNNNNNNNNNNNNNNNNNNNNNNNNNNNNNNNNNNNNNNNNNNNNNNNNNNNNNNNNNNNNNNNNNNNNNNNNNNNNNNNNNNNNNNNNNNNNNNNNNNNNNNNNNNNNNNNNNNNNNNNNNNNNNNNNNNNNNNNNNNNNNNNNNNNNNNNNNNNNNNNNNNNNNNNNNNNNNNNNNNNNNNNNNNNNNNNNNNNNNNNNNNNNNNNNNNNNNNNNNNNNNNNNNNNNNNNNNNNNNNNNNNNNNNNNNNNNNNNNNNNNNNNNNNNNNNNNNNNNNNNNNNNNNNNNNNNNNNNNNNNNNNNNNNNNNNNNNNNNNNNNNNNNNNNNNNNNNNNNNNNNNNNNNNNNNNNNNNNNNNNNNNNNNNNNNNNNNNNNNNNNNNNNNNNNNNNNNNNNNNNNNNNNNNNNNNNNNNNNNNNNNNNNNNNNNNNNNNNNNNNNNNNNNNNNNNNNNNNNNNNNNNNNNNNNNNNNNTtttcatgccaacgttagcctccaagttagggggctaacgttggcgcaaactttgaGTGCCCAGGGAAGAAATTTCAACTTCTCACGTTAGCCttcaagttagggggctaactttgaggctaacttttcaCCAAAAGTTTGTGCCAAAGTTTGAGGGCTAACTTCAACTCCAACTTTATGTTTCCTGAttcaatttcacttgtttcattgtcTCCTCTTTGCTTCTAGCCATTCCTTCTTACTTCCActtttctccaagctttcttcacctatcataaattaaccaaacacatcaaagctatgctcaaaatcatgagatgttcattctatcctaatatgcaccaattatggcatcaaacctcatgaaattgCCTTCATTTATCTatggttgattcaatcaaaggaagcatgaaaatctacctaAATTGGCTTGCTTgtagctcaagaaagtgcataattcaattaaaaacaaaagaaaaaagctagtaaaactaggctaagatgacttgtcatcatggATTTAATAAGGAtctcttggtgatgtattaacaaaaacagttaataaAAACAATcattaaaaacaagaaaatgactcaaacaaaaggaaaactaaAATTGTCTAACTAAATGAAAGATAACATTGCaaaggcattatgattatgcagacaagtggtgttgctggatattttgcataaaaaatataagtggcacaccaaacatagaatctTAGTGTATCACTTCCATGTaaaattgatgcaatcatccaaagagattgaaaacaaattgttgtagggcaacaccaaacttagaatgtgatcatatgccaatttattgaaatttaaacacaGCGAAGAAAGAGAATAAACCAAACAGTGAAATGAAATGTtacctaaggttgggttgcctcccaacaagcgctcttttagtgtcattagcttgacatattgttcttcactttcttcctcttcttctagtttgttaagaggtatgacctcaaggggggagaagattcagctaCTGTCCCCTTtcttggcctttcctcagcaagcttccttttgcaaatggcttgattgatcttgcttgctggatcaggGACAGGATTAGTactcttgttagttgccttcacttatTTGGATTCAAGTCTTGGtggttgtgtgattgttggagtcttctcttcatcaagagtcttttgaattggtggttccatgagtCCTTCTTCTATGCAACTCTCTGCCTCACTTGAGTATGTACTTCCTTGATTGTCCTCctcactttcttgttcttccacttcctcctttgcactcaacatttgacttaatagctttttcattgaggaggtttgttg
Proteins encoded in this window:
- the LOC107472583 gene encoding uncharacterized protein LOC107472583 — its product is MLFPFSLRDKATQWLESFPRDSINNWDDLVTKFLAKFYPPQRVIRLKAEVQTFTQMETEPIYEAWERYKALVRKCPSNMFNEWEKLQNFYEGLTLKSQESLDHSAGENLKTTSVERPSSSLPSDTIPNPKEECKAIQLRSGRTLMSNNDTTKKQTESIKEPTEDEKQIKADQAKEQVVVPNKSTEKLKEQDNQSHSSREMTQGQQQIGKSITPPLPYPQRFNKEVKDQHFHKFLETFKKLEINIPLAEALEQMPLYSKFLKELINKKRRWDEQETIVITEECRALIQKGLPPKLEDPGSFLLPCTIGELTITKAMCDLGASINLIPSSLVKKLHIEDVKPVQMSLELVDKSMVHPRGVVENLLVKVDSFIYPADFVVLESDEDDGDSVILGRPFLATARAIIDIEKGELTLRMHDQSVTLKVLPEAQFSEKKKDYMEIDKRGSQLREENDKESHSNTPRPRIVQINEEAQEDIGILANEKRGPQEKPMARKERSTKGKMKHRNKTKRGWKNRRIPIEGLSKGDKVQLIYQQLGSNQQTENYYTVSNILSLEHAEIEHQRTKKRITVRGDKLRPYKHQPP